In Pyrodictium occultum, the genomic window CTGTACCCCTGCGCGAGGAGTACACGCTTAGCCTCCTGGGGTAGGTCCAGCTCCTCAACACGCATCCAGCTAGCCACGCTCCCTGCAGCGCCTTGCACCGCCGGAGGGCTGCTCAGCCGCCGCTGAAGTCCTCACCGCCCCCCGCCCCTAGGGGCTCCGCGCCCACGAGGGGCTGGCAACAGGGGTTCTCAGCACCGCAGCCCGGCCAGAGAGGCCCCCTGGGGACCCTTTAACACGGCCTCCCGGGCGGGCTCTCTAGCCGCAGCCGGCGAGCCCGGCCTCCAGGCTGCACCCGTCCCCCTCCCCTACAGGCGCCGGGCCGCGCCTCAGCCTTGATGCGATGAACCTCCGGTAGATCGGGCTGCGGAGGAGCCTGAAGTGGAGCCCCGGCGTCGAGGTGAGCACGTAGACCTCCCAGCTGCGGAGGGCCGGGCACATGTAGCAGCCTATCCTGTAGAACCCGTGCTCGTACATGGGGTTGAGCGGGAGCCCCTGGGAGAGTATGTAGAGCTGCACGTGGACGCCACCCCAGAGCTTGAGGGGCGCGGCGGCCATGATGCCCTCTGCAGGGCCCGGGCGGACGGGGGGCCGGGCGCTGCGTCTCGGCGACTCCGCGTCCCGGTCGCCTATGAGCAGGAGGGTCCTTCCCCGGGCCAGCTTCCTCACAGCCCTCTCTACAGCCTCCACCTTGAGGCCCGTGCACCAGCGGCTACTGTGGCTCGGCATCGGCGCAGCCCCCTTGAGAAGGGCCTTGTCGATGCCGGCGTACGCCCGCACATAGTCTATCCCAAGCTTGTCAGCCACCTGCTCCACGTACTCCACTGAGAGGGGGAACTCCGTGCCGGTGTCCCCGTAGACCACGCGCACCCTGTCGCGCCCGTAGATCTTGAGGGCGAGCAGCAGCGTGGCCGTGCTGTCCTTGCCCCCACTCCAGGGCACAATCACGGTGTCGAACTCGCCCAGGCCCTCCAGGAACCTGGCCGAGGCCCGCTCGTAGAGCCCCAGCACCCCGCGGTTGGCCTCAACCATGCGGGGGAGGTCCACGTCCACGGGCTCGGAGCCCTCGAGCAGCCTAGCCCGGGGCGCCGGCCCCTCATCCACAATGTCCAGCTCGGCGCGGGGCCGGGCCCCGTTGTAGACCAGGTGGAGGCTCCCCGAGGCCCTCACGACCAGCGGGTTCCTACCCACCCTGCCCCCGGCCAGCCTGGAGAGTATCTCGGAGAACCTGCCAACGCCTATGAAGGCCTCGAGGCTCGGCTTGGGCTCGAGGCCTTCCAGGGGCTGGCCGGGGGCCCGCGGGCCGAGGAGGAACACCCTCCTCGAGGGGTCCCAGGAGGCTGAGACGCGTATCATCGAGCGCGCCCGGGCCACCTCGGCGTAGAGCAGCTCTAGTCTAGCGTTGCGCACCCTGCGGCGGGGCACCATGTGCATCACGACGTTTCTAGGCGCCTCCTCCCTCACCAGCCTGGCTGCCTCCGCGTCCTCCCTGCCGAGGAGGAGTATGTAGAAGCGGTCGGGCTCGACTATGCCGGAGAGCTCGGCTAGCATGGCCTCACCGCCGCGGGCGCCGTGGAGCGTCCTTACCTCAACCCCCCAGCCGGGGTAGAAGCGGTCGAGCATAGCCTTTACAGCGTCAGCGTCCCTTTTACTCCTAACTATGATCGTGAACATGGCGTGGAGGGCACCTTCCGCTGCCAGCCCGGAGGCTGTAGCGGGTCCGGGGCGCGCTGATATAGGCAGCTACGCTGCCACAGCAAAACATCCTCCCGGGGACCCCCGCGGGCTGATGAAGGGTTGAGCCACCGACCCGGGGCTGTGGGGACCGCCCCCTACAGCTCCCTGACCGCCCCCAGAGGCCCGCCAGAGAGGCGTTGAGCCTTGACCGAGCTGTACCCGCTGCTCCGGCGCGGCGAGCTGGCAGGCGTCCTGGGCAGCGGCGGCGAGGCCACGAAGCTGTGCAGCGTGGAGGGTGGCTGCCGCTACTACCTCTGGATCTCGAAGAGCAGTGGAGTCGACGTTACCGGGCTGCTCGACCGCCGGGGGATCCTGGAGACGGGGCAGGGCGGAGACAGGGGCTTCGCCCCGGTTAAGCCCTGGCTCCTCTCACCCCCCTACGTGCACGCCCGCGCCGTGCCCGACCTGGACGAGTACGCCCGGATGCTGGCCCGCTGGGTGGGAAGGGAGCTACGGGGGAGGAGGGTGCTCCTAGGCTTCAGCGGCGGCAAGGACTCCATGGCGGCGCTAGCGGTGCTCCTGAGGCTGCAGGAGTACATAGACTTCAAGATACATGTGATGTTCGTCCACATACCCTTCCTAGAGAGCCCTAGAAGCGTAGAGTTCGTGGAGAAGGCTGCCGCCAGGCTCGGCGTAGAGGTAGACATGAGGGCTGCCCCTAGGAGGGAGATGAAGAGCCTGTTGAAATGGAAGGGCATGCCCAGGAGGGGCTACCGGTTCTGCACCATGTACAAGGCGAGGCCGATGAGGGAGGAGAGGAAGAAGGACCCGAGGCTGCTAGAGGTGGTGGGGGACCGGCTGACGGAGTCGCCTAAGAGGTTCGAGAGGCTATCCAAAGCGGCTGCCAACCGGGTGGTGCTCGCCGGGAGGAAGTTCAGACCCACCTACATGTTCACGCTGGCCGACATCGTGGAGGTTGTCAGGGGCCTCGGCCTAGTGCACCCCGACTACCTCGACGGGGTGCCCCGGGTCGCCTGCACCCTCTGCCCCTACAAGGCGCTCCACGAGTTCGAGAAGCTCCCTCCCCTCGAGGACCCCGAGCTTATAGAGAAGGTGCTGGAGAAGACGTGGAGGCGGTGGTACAGCTGGACCAGCCTGGAGGTGTTCCGGGAGCAGCACCTGTGGCGCTTCGGCTCCGGTGAAGCGAGGCTCCTCCTCAACGCCAAGAAGGCCGTCGAGTCGGCCGAGGGCCTGGAGGAGGTCTCCTCCAGGGAGGTCGCCGAGGCTTACCGGAGGGTGTGGCTCGAGGGT contains:
- a CDS encoding phosphoadenosine phosphosulfate reductase family protein: MFTIIVRSKRDADAVKAMLDRFYPGWGVEVRTLHGARGGEAMLAELSGIVEPDRFYILLLGREDAEAARLVREEAPRNVVMHMVPRRRVRNARLELLYAEVARARSMIRVSASWDPSRRVFLLGPRAPGQPLEGLEPKPSLEAFIGVGRFSEILSRLAGGRVGRNPLVVRASGSLHLVYNGARPRAELDIVDEGPAPRARLLEGSEPVDVDLPRMVEANRGVLGLYERASARFLEGLGEFDTVIVPWSGGKDSTATLLLALKIYGRDRVRVVYGDTGTEFPLSVEYVEQVADKLGIDYVRAYAGIDKALLKGAAPMPSHSSRWCTGLKVEAVERAVRKLARGRTLLLIGDRDAESPRRSARPPVRPGPAEGIMAAAPLKLWGGVHVQLYILSQGLPLNPMYEHGFYRIGCYMCPALRSWEVYVLTSTPGLHFRLLRSPIYRRFIASRLRRGPAPVGEGDGCSLEAGLAGCG
- a CDS encoding phosphoadenosine phosphosulfate reductase family protein, producing MTELYPLLRRGELAGVLGSGGEATKLCSVEGGCRYYLWISKSSGVDVTGLLDRRGILETGQGGDRGFAPVKPWLLSPPYVHARAVPDLDEYARMLARWVGRELRGRRVLLGFSGGKDSMAALAVLLRLQEYIDFKIHVMFVHIPFLESPRSVEFVEKAAARLGVEVDMRAAPRREMKSLLKWKGMPRRGYRFCTMYKARPMREERKKDPRLLEVVGDRLTESPKRFERLSKAAANRVVLAGRKFRPTYMFTLADIVEVVRGLGLVHPDYLDGVPRVACTLCPYKALHEFEKLPPLEDPELIEKVLEKTWRRWYSWTSLEVFREQHLWRFGSGEARLLLNAKKAVESAEGLEEVSSREVAEAYRRVWLEGVKAPALDDPWRAAELALRAMRAGLPVAVPEDY